The sequence TGTCGATGTCGGCCATATTGACATCGAGATACACAAAGTCGCGGCTTCCGGTTTCCGGATTTTGCAAGGGGATGATCACCGTGAGCCAGTGGGAGCCGGCGTGGAGAGTTGGGGTCGCTGTCGTATAGACCTGCTTGTCGGCGATCGCCTGATACTCCGGGCTGTCGGATGAGAGTGAGGGTTCCAGTGGTTTCCCGACAACGTGCTCGCGATCCGGCCCGCTGGAGGGATCGTAGGTTTTCAGGATCACATGCACCTGGCCGTTTTCCAGACGACCTGTGAAGAGATTCCCGATGCCCGGATAAAAGTCGCGAATGCGTTGCAGTCTTTCGGTTAGCGCGGTGAAAGGCTGGGATGTTGTCTGGCTGGCTTCCCGCAGCCACGAGTGTGCCCGCAGATCGATGAGCGAGGAGGCATACTGCCCTTGGGCGCGAAGCTGCTCGAGCCGCTCCGTGATCCGGGAGTCGCTCTGCCGGGCGAAGACCATGAAGGTGATTCCGCCCACCAACAGAAACAGGACCAGGCTCCAGACAACGGAATCCCTAACGAAACTCGGGATTTGTTCGCGCAGGGAGGCCCGGGCCGCGGTTTCGCGTCGGTGCTTTAACGCTTTATCCATGCCCACTCTTCACTCTGCCGCTTAAAGCGACCAGTTGCAACAGTTTTTGTAACTGGTTGCATGAGGGCGAGCGGAGCTATTTGTGCTTCAGGGCTTTGGGATCGGTGGAATCCCTGAGGGCATCGCCGAGGAGATTCAGCGAGAGCAAGGTGAGGGCCATCATTCCTGCGGGAAATACGATGAGCCACCATCGGATGCGGAGCGGATTGAGCGCGCCCGCGCCATCCGCAAGGAGGGAACCCCAGCTCGCCTGCGGAGACTGGACTCCGAGACCGAGGAAGCTCAGGAATGACTCGTCAATGATGACGGCGGGAATGGTGAGCGTGAGATAAACCAGCACCACGCCGATGAGGTTGGGCAGGATGTGCCGCCACATGATGACTGGCGTCGTCTGTCCGAGAGCCACGGCGGCGGTGACAAATGCGCGGTTTTTCAGAGCCAGCGTCTGCCCCCGCACGATGCGGGCCAGGGTGAGCCACTCGATCACGCCAAGCGAAAGGACGAGGATTACGATGCGCGAGGAGCCGACGATCCAGTCCAAACCCAGCGTCTCGGCCAGGCCCTGGAGCTTGGCATTGAAGGCATTGATGCAGACGAGGATGAAGATCAGGCGAGGCACCGAATAGAGCACGTCGACGATGCGCATCATCATGTTGTCGATGCGCCCGCCCATATATCCGGCGACGAGTCCGTAGGCTGTGCCGATGACGAGCGAAACGAGCGCCCCCGCCATGCCCACGATGAGCGAGATCTGTCCGCCTGAGAGCACGCGGTAAAACATGTCGCGCCCGAGCAGGTCGGTGCCAAAGGGATGCCGCCAGCTTGGTGAAGCAAACGACTCCGGACTGGTCATGGCGTACGACGGCGGGAGCAGCCAGGGCCCAAGGAAGGACGCCAGGGCGATCACGACCAGCACGCCAGTGGCGACGGCGGCGAGGGGCTTTTGGCGGAAAAAGCGAATCGCGTCAGCCATCGAGACGAATCCTCCGATCCAGTAGGGAATACAGGCAGTCGACGATCAGGTTGAACGCCACGAGCAGCGCGCAATACACGATCACCACGCCGCCCAGCAGGAAGCCGTCACGGTTCAGGATCGAGTTTACGAAAAATCCCCCCGCACCCGGGATGTTGAAGATGGTTTCCACCACGATCGAGCCCGTGAGCAGATGCGCGGCGAGCGGCCCGAGGTACGAGACGACGGGCAGGATGGCCACGCGCAGGGCGTGCTTGTAGAGCACCACGTACTCGCGCAGACCCTTGGCCCGGGCGGTGCGGACAAAATCCTGCCCCAGCGTTTCGATCATGCTGCCGCGCAGGAGCCGTGCAACATAGGCGATGTAGGGAATGGCGAGCGTCACTGCTGGCAGGATCAACGCCGCCAGCGAACCCCAGCCGCCCACGGGCAGCCATTTCAGCCACAGGCCGAAGATCAGCACGAGGATCGGCCCGATGATAAAGGTCGGCAGGGAAATTCCCCCCAGCGCGATGAGCATCGCCACGGCATCCCTCCACGTGTGCTGTCCTGCAGCAGCCGTCACGCCGAGGACCACGCCGCCCGTCACCGCAATGACGAGAGCCACGCTGCCGAGAATCATGGTGGCCGGGAGTGTCTGCCCGAGGATTTCCGCCACGGTGCGGTTGCGGTATTTGAGCGAATCCCCCAGATCACCGCTCAGGAGTTTGCCGAGATAGCTGCGGTATTGATCCCAGAGCGAGCCGTCGAGGTTGTACTTGGCCATCAACTGCTTCTCGACGGCGGGCGACAGCTTGCGCTCCGCATCGAAGGGGCTGCCGGGAGCGATGCGGATGAGCAGAAACGTGATGGTCACCACGCAGAAGAGCACCGCCACGGCGGAGACCAGTCTGCGCAGGAAAAAAGCAATCATCCGCCCCTCGTGTAAAGGCCGGGACGCTTTCGCACAAGCCCAAGCGGGAGGCGGGTTTGCGGCCCGCTCTCCCGGGAGAGCAAATCAGGCCGCCTTGGGAAGGTAATCCGCCGCCAGCTTTTGGAAGATCGCCACCTGCTCCGCAGCCCAGGCATCGTCCTTGCCGAGTTCGGCGGCGAGGAGCTTCGCCACGGCGGGCGCGGCTTCGCTGGACGCCTGCGCATCGAGCAGCAATGCTCGGGTGCGGCGGGAAAGCACGTCTTCCAGCGTGCGGGCCGACTCATTGCGAGCTGCCCAAGCGACATTGGCGAGGATGTACGGGAGTCTTGGGTGGATCTTTTCACCCAGCGCGGGTTCGGCGGCCACGAGTTGTTCGATTTTGGTAGCGTCGGAACCGTAGACCTCGAGGTGCATCGGGAGCGCCTCGGCGTGCGGGCTGCGCCAGCCGTGGAGGTGCAGGTTTTCCGTCACGCACGGGCGATTGTCGAAGCCGCCGATCAGCGACGCGTGGTTCAGCGTGTCCTCCGCCATCTTGCGATAGGTCGTCCATTTGCCGCCCACGATGGTGACGAGGCCGGAATCCGAGACCAGCACCTCGTGGTTGCGCGAAATGGCCTTGGTGGCCGAGCCGTCCTTGCCGGGAGGCCGCACCAGCGGGCGCTGCCCCGCGAAGACGCTCAGGATGTCGGAACGTTGGGGATCGCGGGCGAGGTAGCGAGCGGCATTGCGCAGGATGAAGCCGATTTCCTCGTCAAGCGCCTTGGGCTCCAGCTCGGGTGTCTGCATGGCCGTATCGGTCGTGCCGACGAGCACCTTGCCATGCCAGGGGATGACGAAGAGCACGCGACCGTCGTCCGTGTGCGGCACCATGATGGCCGAGTCGCCCTGGAGGAAATCTCGTTCAAAGACAAGATGCACGCCCTGGCTGGGCTGGATGGCGGGAATGGCGGCAGAGTCGTCCATCTTGCGAATGGAATCGGCAAAGATGCCGGTCGCGTTGATCACGACCTTCGCCCGGATTTCATA comes from Terrimicrobium sacchariphilum and encodes:
- a CDS encoding ABC transporter permease, producing MADAIRFFRQKPLAAVATGVLVVIALASFLGPWLLPPSYAMTSPESFASPSWRHPFGTDLLGRDMFYRVLSGGQISLIVGMAGALVSLVIGTAYGLVAGYMGGRIDNMMMRIVDVLYSVPRLIFILVCINAFNAKLQGLAETLGLDWIVGSSRIVILVLSLGVIEWLTLARIVRGQTLALKNRAFVTAAVALGQTTPVIMWRHILPNLIGVVLVYLTLTIPAVIIDESFLSFLGLGVQSPQASWGSLLADGAGALNPLRIRWWLIVFPAGMMALTLLSLNLLGDALRDSTDPKALKHK
- a CDS encoding ABC transporter permease encodes the protein MIAFFLRRLVSAVAVLFCVVTITFLLIRIAPGSPFDAERKLSPAVEKQLMAKYNLDGSLWDQYRSYLGKLLSGDLGDSLKYRNRTVAEILGQTLPATMILGSVALVIAVTGGVVLGVTAAAGQHTWRDAVAMLIALGGISLPTFIIGPILVLIFGLWLKWLPVGGWGSLAALILPAVTLAIPYIAYVARLLRGSMIETLGQDFVRTARAKGLREYVVLYKHALRVAILPVVSYLGPLAAHLLTGSIVVETIFNIPGAGGFFVNSILNRDGFLLGGVVIVYCALLVAFNLIVDCLYSLLDRRIRLDG
- a CDS encoding glycerol-3-phosphate dehydrogenase/oxidase, which translates into the protein MNRNHLISRLSAEPEWDVAIVGGGATGLGVAVDAATRGLRTLLLEADDFAKGTSSRSTKLVHGGVRYLEQGDIPLVLEALRERGLLHRNAPQLVHHLSFIVPRYQWWEGPFFGIGLKVYDALAGRLNLAPSKLLSREETLSRIPNIEPDHLLGGVEYFDGQFDDSRLAVSLAQSAVDHGACVLNYFRVTGLLKEKDMVSGLVCEDQETRSRYEIRAKVVINATGIFADSIRKMDDSAAIPAIQPSQGVHLVFERDFLQGDSAIMVPHTDDGRVLFVIPWHGKVLVGTTDTAMQTPELEPKALDEEIGFILRNAARYLARDPQRSDILSVFAGQRPLVRPPGKDGSATKAISRNHEVLVSDSGLVTIVGGKWTTYRKMAEDTLNHASLIGGFDNRPCVTENLHLHGWRSPHAEALPMHLEVYGSDATKIEQLVAAEPALGEKIHPRLPYILANVAWAARNESARTLEDVLSRRTRALLLDAQASSEAAPAVAKLLAAELGKDDAWAAEQVAIFQKLAADYLPKAA